The sequence CATTCCCCAAACTGAGGCAGGACTATGCCCCTTTTCAGCAGAAAGTAGCCAGAGCAGTCATTGCCCCATTCCCTCAAAGATTTGGAGAAAGTCAAAACAGGAGTAGGGATTGAAACTGAGTCCCCTCAAACCAAGTTcccctgctgagtttatgattaacctctctatccaaaactttattccccaTCTTATCCCCTCTGGCCTCTATCCTGTGCAAACTAAACACTTATCACCCAGAGTCAGATGACTAAAATTGCTGTTGTCTATAACATCATTAATGTACAGACTCAGATTGTTTCTCCTGGGCAAGATGAGCTAAAAGGCCCCTGGGTCATGGACCACCGGAGAAGAGATTCATAAGCCTTAGGCATCCTGACTCCCAGAACTATGAGTAAGAACTGTCACAAGATGGTGATTAACCCCAGCTTCTTtgtctttcccttttaaaaaccCCTAACTCAAGGACTAAGTGGGAGTGGATCTTAGGCTTGTCTTCCActtccttgcttggtgccctgcaacgACCCCTTACTTTGCTGCAAACACTTGCTGTGAGAGTTCTGCCCTGCTCAGTTCCACTAGCAAAGTgtgtccctggaccagcagcagcttggcctgggaacttgctagaaaagCAGATTCTTGgtcctgctgaatcagaaattctggggatGCAGCTCAGTAATCTGTTTTAATAAGTCCTCCAGGGGATTCAGTGGCAGCTtcagtttgagaatcactgccctagAACCACAAAGGAAATGTCTAATTCCCATTCTACAGAGTGCCATTGACTATTTGAAGACATTCTTCATGTTCTTCCTAAGTTTTATTGTCCCCAACATTCTCTCCACTTCCTTCAGCCATTCCTCATTTACTATATGTTCCAGACCCCTTGCCATCCTTATCTCCCCATCATATCATGCTCTGATTGTCAGTGACCCTCTTAAAAAGGGAGGCTCCCAGCACCACACCCAGGGCTCCCAAGTGGCCTAATCGGCACACAGTGCAATGAGTTTGCTGCCTCCTCTTCTCTAGAAAAGGAGAGTTTTGAcagctatttattgagtgcccactgtgtgccaagcacatGACATACAATaactttttgtttactttttttaatcgAGGTTAAACTTACATACATTAACGTGCATGAGCCTTAAGTGAACACGctgaatttttacatatgtatttacataGCCAGGTGACTCCCACCCAGATCAAAATATAGAACACTTCCAGCACCCACCCCAGAAAGAGTACCGTACTTGCTCAATGTTATGTCTATGAGAGTAgtagttcattatttttcattgctaTATAGGAGAACATTATATGCatacaccacaatttatttatcctgtCTACTatcgatggacattcaggttgtgtccagtttggagctattataaataaagctgctgtggaCATTGAGAGATAGTGCTATTGAGATAgtgcccagaagtgaaattgctaggtTGTGGGGTTGGTTTAACTTTAGTAGATGCTACCAGTTACCCAAAGTGATTGTATCAGAGTACAAACTTActagagttccagttgctccacttccttgccaacacttggcatTGGCAGCCATGTTCATTTAATCATTGTGTTTGTAGTATACCAGTATCtcagtggttttttgtttgtttgtttgtttgtttttacagtccaggtcttttattttctttacacccATCATGCCATGAATTCATAGGGAATGGGCTCCAACAGTTTAGGCTCTTTTCCATTGGTTCTCATGAAGTGTGCTTCTTTGGGTGGAGCAGGCTGGAGCTTCAGTTGAACCCAAGTAcctttctctttggcttccttctttttctgatcattttccttCACCTGTTTCAGGAAGCTATCTCGACTCTCAGAGTGCTTAATATGCTTGATATGCACATTAATTCTCTTGGCAAGAATCTTGCCCTTAACTTGTTTGTTTACAAGGATGCCAACAGCATGCTGGGTAACATTGTAGACACTCCCAGTTTTGTCATGGTAACATTTGTGGGGCATTCCTTTATGAACAGTGCCCGTTCCCTTGATATCTACAATATCACCTTTCTTGTAGATTCGCATGTATGTGGCCAAAAGAACAACTCTGTGTTTCCTAAAAGGCCTAGAGAACATGTAGCAGGTGCCCCTCCTCTTTGTCTTTGTGTTGGTCATTTTGGCGAATTACTGGAAGATGGCGGTTCCAGCCGAAAAGAAGCTATCtcagtggttttaatttgcatttccctcacaATAAATACTGCTCAGTATCTTAtcgtgtgcttattggccacttgcCTATCATCTTTTGTGAAATGCCCCTTCAAGTCTTCTGACTactttaaaaattggattgtctgtcttttaaaaacttatttaggAGTTTTTGATATATTCCGGATATGTCTTGTCTCAGTTATGTGTAATAACTGAGTAATGTAAATATCTGCTTCTTGTCTGTACCTACATTATCTGTAATCTTCACAATGATCCTGTGATATAGGCCttattatcccctttttatagattaggaaactgacTCAGGAATGCACAGTATCTTGCCCAAAATCTCACACCTAGTAAGTATTGAAGCTGAATTTTGAGCTCAGGTATCCCGATTACAAACACTGGATCCTTCCCACGACACCATCTGCCTCTCACACTCCTACTTACACACCTAAGACTTGTGCTTGAGCTTATAGCTATTAACATTTTCCCCCACAAGAGCTGCTGTTGAACCAAGTCTTCCCATCTCATTTATGAGCAGTCGATGTATTGAATCCAAGTATAAGCCGTGGTGTACGTTGAATAATGGAAAGAATCTGGACCTGGGAGTGGGTCAGGCCTGAACTATGTTCTGGGCCCACACTTGGCCATGACAACTCAGGGCTTGACATGATAAACCTAATTTTCTTCAATTGTAAAATGTCAAATTCTTACAGTGTTATGGTGGGATGAAATTAGAGCATATGCAAAGCCGCTGGTAGACACTCTTCGGTGCTGTTCACACTTCTCCGTTGCCTTCCCCTGCTCCCGTGtctcatttagtttttctttgggTTCCTCTTCCCTGCCAGCATGCTTCGGGTTCCAATTCAGCCATGCAGCAGAAGGGCGACTCCTCCAGCTGTTCCAGAGAAGGATGACACCTCACATGCATAATGTATATTTACtaatacaattgacccttgagcaacatgggtttgaattgcGCGGGTACACTTATAGGCAGCCCTTTTTCAGTAAATACAGTattgaggttggttgaatcctcaggtGCAGAACCtgggatatggagggctgactatgggACTTGCGCATCCACAGATTTGGGTATCCATGGTGGGTACTGGAACCAGTCCTCTGCGATACCACGGGATGACTGTACTCACCCAAATCACTGAGACAAATATTGAACGCACTGCACCATTCTCCACCCTCCTCTTTCCTGATGAACCTTTCCTTTGGGGCTCAGATGAGCTATACTTTCTACCGGGAGCTCCCCACCGACTCAGGGCGGCCTGTTTTGCCTTCCTTGCGTTCCCCCCATCTCCTCACTTACCTCCCTTTCTTGTGGTCACCAGCTGGGGTGTTCATAATGTGGATCAAACGTCAGCTCCTCGAGGACGGAAGTTGAGTCACACGTTAATGCTCAGGGGCACTATACAGCAccttcctggcacacagcagcaTTCAGAAAATATTAGCCATGCGAATATATGTTTAACTGTCATAACCTTGGACTTATGAAAAActgaggaagaaataatattcatAGAGGATTCCATGAGGGATGTACAACTCATCTATTGTATTTAGTCGGTAGTTCTCAGACTTGGCTTCTTGTCTTACCATGGAGTTACGTCCCCATAAgcccattgtaagttgaaaatatcattaagtcaaaaatgcatttaataggGAGATCCCTGGAGGCCTAGCGGTTAGGATTCCGggttttcactgccatggcccaggttcaatccctggtcggggaactgataTCCTGCAAGCCCTCCGGCCCGCCCCCCCCAATAACATATTTAATACACTTAActtaccaaacatcatagcttaggtTAACCTACCATAAACGtgttcagaacacttacattagccattaggcaaaatcatctaacagaAAGCCTATTTGATAAttaagtgttgaatatctcatgtaattgatTGAAAgttgtactgaaagtgaaaaacaaaaaggtcTTACAGGTAAGGCATGGTTGTAACTGTATTGGTTGTTTACTTGTATGGCCCCGGGCTGACTGGGAGCTTTGgctcactgccactgcccaggATCATGAGAGAATATTTTACTGCAGATTGACAGCCCAGAAATCAAAATTCgaaactccagggcttccctggtggcgcagtggttgagagtccgcctgccgatgcaggggacaagggttcgtgccccggtctgggaagatcccacatgccgcggagcgtctgggcccgtgagccatggccactgagcctgcgcgtccggagcctgtgctccgcaacgggagaggaggccacaacagtgagaggcccgcgtaccacaaaaaaaaaaaaaaaaaaaaaaaaaaaaaaaattcgaaaCTCCAGGTACGGCTCCTACTGAGTGCCTATCACTTTCACATCATTGTAAAGTCAAAATATCAGGAGTCGAACCATCATAAGTTGGGGACAGTATGTATGTTGGAATCTCAGGAAAGTCAGACCTTCTGGTTGACGGAGTCGTGGGTTGGTAGTTTGCAAAAGCTCCCCAGGGCTTTCTAACGCACAGCCAAGGTTGGAAACCACTGCTCCTGAGGATCCACATTTTATCAACAGGAGCCGCTCGCATATCCCGCACCATTTAGGCCCCTCATTAAAGTGCCTTTACTGGATTATCCTCGGACTTTATGCCTAGTTTGAGCAACTTGAAGATATGTGACTGGAGTTATGGTAGGGATGTTGTTGCCCATGGACCACTATACAAAGACGCACAGAAATTCCTATTGGGCATCTGCACCAGGAAAAGCTGTGATTCTCCTGAGCAACCATTTCATGTTTATCTTAGGAATGCTGGGAATCATTTAATTAACACTACTTTCCAAGCTTGTAGTAGCTGCTGGAAAGCTCACGGTCAAAGTCATGATCCACCTTTATCACCTATATGGAATTTTACGGTATATGTGTTGTATACTGACTTgattcctctttattttctgtccttttctcttcATCCTCCTTTCCTCAATCTTCCCCATAATAATGCTttttaactgagatataattcacatactgtaaaatccactcttttaaagtgtacagttcgtggggtttagtatattcacatcaccactacctaattccaaaacattttcatcaccccattaCCCATGCTCAATCCCTCTTCCCCTCAACCTTTGGCAATCaatgatctactttctgtctatggatttgtgtattctggacattttgtataaaCGGAGTCATATAATTATGTGGCCCTTTATGTCTGGCTTCAttaatttagcataatgttttcaaggttcactcacatggtagcatgtatcaatactttattccttttcatagcctaataatattccattgttcaaaatggatgtaccacattttgtttttccatggacatttgggtttccactttttggctatcaaGAATAATGTTGCTACAAACGTTCATTTACAAGTTCTTATGTGAACatgtttcagttcttttgggtatatacctacaGGTGGGTTTGTTGGATCATATAGTActtttaagtttaactttttgagactcttttctcattaaaaattttttttaatcttattgtaTTGTACGTCTCTCTATAAGCCACTACAAATCCTTCTTTTTGGAAGGAGgcagagtataaataaataaataaataaataaatcacaaagcACTCCCAAGCCATCTGTTTAATAATCTGTGCTAGAATTTTGCCAGGATTCTATATTGAGCCATTTGGTATATAGTTTCCAGAAATACCTTCTGTCTCTTTgtgaaaatgaacattttcttatCTCCAATGTCCTCATCATTTACCCAGGTTGTTTTTCAGTCCTACCTGCAAGGTATTTCATGGCCCTGTGTCTAATTCATCTGAATCTGGCCCCCAGAATTCATCTGCAGCCACATAAGCTCTCATCTATCTTGTGATGTACTTAAATTTTTATATCCAAGTAATTCATGTACatggttaaaaataaagtagaacagAAGAGCCTGCAAGGAACAGTCCCACCTTATTCCTTCCCCCTCTAGTCCTGCTCCCAGAGGCAATTGCTTCTAAATCTTTTAGCTCTCTATTCTGGGAATGACTCTTCTATATCTCTAAATAATGCGCTTATGTGGCTGTTTCTGGATTTCTCAGTTTAAAACATCCTTTCTTTATTTATAACTATGAAAAATAAGGATTTAGTTCATGTATATATCATCCAAATAACTCTCCCCCACCCTACTCACAACATGGTTGTAtaactgtttttatttaattcctctaaataaaataaaaataaatctgttgaTTACGTATGTTGCTTTAAGTaacatatttatatctttatttctcaTACCATCAGCTATGGATAGTAGTTTTGACTCACTATTTTGAAGGATAAGGATATCACTCCTACCTTTCCCTTTTAGCTCCCCTTCCCAGCTTCTGTCTTCTGAACATTTACTTTAAATGCTCAAAGTTGATTActtgtatatataattttctaacCATAATTAAGTCTTCTGTGTTTGCCTATTAGTTGGTTCTAAAAGTTTAAAACCAATAAATAATGTTTACGTTTGTAACAATGTAAATATTGTTTATTGCAGAGCCAGCAATGTCCtataattgtttctttcttttatttgttttagtttttcataGTTTCAGAttgcctttcttctccttccccttacccctcctcttcttctctttaCTTGCCATGATTATTTCTTCATGTTTGTTTCCTACTTTTCAGCTTATCGAGTATTCTATTTCCGAGGTTCCTCTTTTTCCCAGGGACCACACACGGGGCCCTCTCCATTATATGCTCTAATTTGGGCGTGTTGCTTTTCTCTTACATAGCTGTTGGTCGGGGACTTCTTTTCACTGATGCCCTTGACGGGTCCCActgttttctctcccctccctcccttccttccttccctccttccttccttccttccttccttccttccttccttcttctcttcctccctccctcccttggtttttgtttttgtttaggcTATCATTTTGCTGCACCACATCTCAGGTAATTTCTTAAAAaggagtgtatgtgtgtggggagagataaattaggagtttggaattaatgtatatatactactatgtataaaataaacaacaaagacctatcatatagcacagggaactatactcagtgtcttgtaataacctataatggaaaagaatttgaaaaagaatatatatatatatatatatatatatatatatgtaactgaatcaatttgcagtacacctgaagctaacacaacattgtaaatttactatacttcaatttaaaaaattgttattaaaatagaaagaaagaaaaaaaggagtgggCGGTATGTCATAGATTTTCTGAGTCCCTAGCTTCTCAAAGTGTTACAGCTCCACCCTCACACTTGAATGATAATTTGGATGGATATAGACTTCTTTGTTGAAaatggcttttttcacagaatgTTGAAGGCATCAGTGTAGCCTTTGCTAATGAGAGCCCTGAGACCAGTCTGATTCTTATACTTTTAGAGGTAAATTTTCTTCTCCTCTAGGGAAATTTTAGGATCCTGTCTTTATCACCGTTATTCTAAAATTTCACCATGACGGTACTCATATGTGGGTCCCTTATTCACTCATTGCGCTGTATTCTTGGTGTCCCCTTTACAAGTTGTCCTTCAGCTTTggggaattattttattttcttatctgagaatttcttctcttctgcttttctctttactttttttctggatgtttcTCTTATCCAGACATGAAACTACTTCTCTAATTCTCTTACATCCCAATACTTTCTATTGAAATTTCAATTTCCATAATCCTATCTTTTATTTCCAGGAGctcacatttattttcttgtcttccttTCATAGCATCCTATACTTGTTTAGGGATGCAACACCTCCTCAAATCGCCCTGATTACCTATTAGTTACTGAAAATTTCTTTAGTCTTCTGTTTCCTAAATTATTTCTCTAAAGAGAAATAATGGAATATGTCCATTATGGACATTATGTTACCCCCCCACaccatttatctttattttttttcatgccAGAGGCTTTTTTTCAAATGTCTGATGatctttgtcttttcatatttaagAGTGAGGCTGGGCTGGTCAGGTGgcagatttcatttcatttcggCAGTGAGCCTGCATCACACGAGGACTCCAGTATTAGAGGTGGAAGCCCCTGCTTTGGGACCATTGAACTGAAGCCTCCGACTGGAGATGGATCCCTGGCTGCCCTGTGTTGCTTGGGAATTGACTGTTCCATGTACCGTTGGCCAGTCCTCCTCACTTCAGCGGTGGCTATGTCTCCTGCTTCCTCTACACCGTCCACCCTCATAGCATCTCAGAGGCCTGAGCTCCACTGTGGTTCTGCTGCGGTAACGTGCAGccgtctctctctctcgctgCCTGCTCCTCTGGGTTCACTGTCCTCCACCCACTTCATCAATGTCCACTCTCTTCTCCATTTCTCAGCTCCTATATATTTGCTGAGAACGTTTATCCGCAGTGGCCTCCCTCCTGTTCTCTTCATCACTGGGAGGGTAACATTTGCTCATTGCTTTATAATCATTTTCGTGGGGTCAGGAAGGAGAAGTGTCGAACACATGTGACCAATAATGTCTTTTTAAAGGGGAATCTTCAGTTCCCTCTTAATGTGtctgttttaccttttccagagtgAAGGTCATTTTCCTTGATGTAGGAGAAACAAAGTAAGAGCATTATCATTATAATAAATGTCTCTACACTTCGAGAAATGAGGCTCCAGGGGgctccttccttctctgtttgCAGCTTTTGTTTCACCTTTTTACTTCAGATGCCATTTCCAGACCCACCCAGTCACTCTGTTAGAGACCTTTGCACCCTCACATCCAAATGCCAGTTTGTGTCTCTATCCTATCAGTTCTAAGTCCAGAATGTTTCTTGAATTCAGGGCTCCGGCTCCTCTGTCCAATGGTCCTGACCCATAGTTCAGTTCTAGGCAGGTTTCTCCTGCACTATTGCAGTGGCCTCCAAACTGGTTCCTGCCTGCCCACTTCTAATCCAGCTTCCTTATACTCTAAGTTCAGACCTGATTTTATCCCTCATTTACACCAAAAGAGggacattttaaagcaattagtATCACCTCTACAGAGGGCTGTTAAGAAATATGCATCAAAATTATAACTGCACCTGACCCTTGACCTGTAACTGCACTTCTAGGAAGCTATGCTGCATATGGAGTTTTACTTGTGCAAGACGACATATGTAGAGTTATTTATGGCAGCAGTGTTTATAAATGCAAAAGATTAGCGAAAACCCAAATGACTATTAGTAGAGACTTGCTGAATAAATTAGAATACATTCGTATGATGGAAAAGTATGTAGCCATAAAAAATGAGAGGAGTTTTTATACATTCATAGGAAATGGTATCCAAGATATACTAAGTAAAAACTGAAGGATGCAGAATAAGTGGCTAACAATTGTGTAACATTTGTGTAAAGGGGGAGAAAATAATATGTTTATCTTCTTGTCTATGCATAAAACCCCTGGAAGGTTacaacaacatttattgagtccaAGGAGGAGAGCTAGATGGTAGGGGATGGAGCAATAGGGACATTTTCACTATATAACCTCTTGTGCCTTCTGAATTATAGAGCACACGAATGTGttgtctattaaaaataaacaaataaaaatgaaaactcccTCTTTATAACATCTcaatttagttttctttaaaatgaactaTATTATACTAAGTTATTATATAATAACTTGTATGTTAATTGATATATTCTCTGAATTCAGATTATGTTCTAACATAACATAATCTTTTAATATGAAATATGCATTTTGCTATATTAATATGACTATATATTACATGTTGTATCTATCCTACATATGCCCTTTTTAAAGGTCTCTTATTTATAAGAAAGAGTCTGAAAGGAAAACCTCAGTGGTTATTTCTGGGTAGTTGACATatgagtgattttaattttcttctttatactttttctgtttctctggttttttgtgttttgtgtttttttctttttttttttttttttttttgcggtacgcgggcctctcactgttgtggcctctcccgttgtggagcacaggctccggacgcgcaggctcagcggccatggctcacgggcccagctgctccgcggcatgtgggatcttcccggaccggggcacgaacccatgtcccctgcatcggcaggcggactctcaaccactgcgccaccagggaagccctgtttctctGGTTTTTATGCCAAAGGTATATTGCTcctaataatcagggaaaaaaTTATGTGTGTTTCCACTCCCCTCAGTCCACAGGGTAAAGGTCAGTGTCTTCAATATGTCTTTCGAGGCCCTGCCTACATTTCCATCCTCTCCtatcacccctccccctgccccccacaggaGGCTTTGTGACCCCTGAACAAGTCCCCTTTGCTGTTCCCCACTGTCCTGTAGAAATGCAACCTAGCCTTCAGCGTCCAGCTTCAATGTTCTCCCGCCTAGAGAGAATCAGTGGCGCCCTCCTCTGTGCCCAGGTGACACGCTGTCTCCCTCTGGACTGGATTCCTCATGCTTGTGGCCCTTGTCTTATGAGTCACTGAGCCTCCGGGAGCAGCCCAGGTGCTGACTCAGGATGAACGTCG comes from Delphinus delphis chromosome 1, mDelDel1.2, whole genome shotgun sequence and encodes:
- the LOC132424506 gene encoding large ribosomal subunit protein eL21-like; the encoded protein is MTNTKTKRRGTCYMFSRPFRKHRVVLLATYMRIYKKGDIVDIKGTGTVHKGMPHKCYHDKTGSVYNVTQHAVGILVNKQVKGKILAKRINVHIKHIKHSESRDSFLKQVKENDQKKKEAKEKGTWVQLKLQPAPPKEAHFMRTNGKEPKLLEPIPYEFMA